One stretch of Filifactor alocis ATCC 35896 DNA includes these proteins:
- a CDS encoding type I secretion system permease/ATPase — MSLEQQYQRDIEMDGALDTGMECFLSIAKYHEIDVNANQIRHALAIEEKMEIYDIVKAAQEIKLKSKIAQITYEEIEKMVLPAIIQKQDNTFFMIAKADREKVLCLFPDKQAPVILQREEFEQLWNHKIVLFTKKYWKNADVKFGLKWFLPDIIKYKQQFLQVLVAALTIQILGIFTPMMIQVVIDKVLVHNAMNTLNVLAIALVVIGIFETIMSIAKNYVFTDTASKIDVLLSARLFKHLFSLPFRYFEIRRVGDTIARVRELETIRQFLTGAPLNTLLDTAFIIVYIIVMFFYSTTLTWIVILSMPLFVLLSAVVTPIFRTRLEERFNTGAHAQSYLVESVTGVQTIKAFALEPKIQRKWEDFQAEYIKCSFKTSVLAGNAGAIGQFIQKTFDILVLYFGAKLVIDNQLSVGQLIAFRMLSSRVSGPVLRLVQVWQEFQQTGISIERLGDIFNSKSEPSVDPSKVSLPEIKGEIRFEKVRFRYDVQSSEVIRDMSFTINPGEIVGIVGRSGSGKSTISKLIQRLYIPEMGKILIDGADISLVDPSWLRRQIGVVLQENFLFNATIKENISVHKPGASMEEIIEIAKIAGAHDFILEFPNGYNTMVGENGTGLSGGQKQRIAIARALLSNPRILIFDEATSALDYESESIIQQNLKKICQGRTVIIIAHRLSTIKDADKIMAIDKGQLVEFDTGANLLAQKGLYYYLHTQQEKGL, encoded by the coding sequence TTGAGTTTGGAACAACAGTATCAACGAGATATAGAAATGGATGGGGCTTTGGATACAGGAATGGAGTGCTTTCTTTCCATTGCAAAATATCATGAGATTGATGTCAATGCCAATCAAATCAGACATGCTCTGGCGATTGAGGAGAAGATGGAGATTTATGATATTGTGAAGGCGGCACAAGAAATCAAACTGAAATCCAAAATTGCACAGATTACATATGAAGAAATAGAAAAAATGGTATTACCTGCAATCATTCAAAAACAAGATAATACTTTTTTTATGATAGCAAAAGCGGATCGCGAAAAAGTACTTTGTCTATTTCCTGACAAACAAGCCCCTGTCATCTTACAAAGAGAAGAATTTGAACAGCTTTGGAATCATAAGATAGTTCTATTTACCAAAAAATATTGGAAAAATGCAGATGTAAAATTCGGACTGAAGTGGTTTTTACCCGATATTATCAAATACAAACAACAATTTCTGCAAGTACTTGTTGCAGCACTTACCATACAAATCCTTGGGATATTCACCCCGATGATGATACAGGTAGTTATCGATAAGGTGTTGGTACACAATGCGATGAATACGTTGAATGTACTTGCAATTGCTTTAGTTGTGATAGGAATCTTTGAGACAATAATGAGTATTGCTAAAAACTATGTTTTTACTGACACGGCATCCAAAATAGATGTGTTGCTCAGTGCACGACTGTTCAAACATCTTTTTTCCCTTCCTTTTCGATATTTTGAAATTAGAAGGGTTGGAGATACTATCGCAAGAGTAAGAGAATTGGAGACGATACGACAATTTTTGACCGGAGCACCACTGAATACATTGTTAGATACTGCGTTCATCATTGTCTACATCATAGTAATGTTTTTCTACAGTACTACCCTAACATGGATTGTTATATTATCTATGCCGTTATTTGTACTTCTTTCAGCAGTTGTAACACCTATATTTCGAACAAGATTGGAAGAGAGATTCAATACAGGAGCACATGCACAATCCTACCTTGTAGAAAGCGTAACAGGTGTTCAGACAATTAAAGCATTTGCACTTGAACCAAAAATTCAAAGAAAATGGGAAGATTTTCAAGCGGAGTATATCAAATGTAGTTTCAAGACATCAGTATTAGCAGGTAATGCGGGAGCAATCGGACAATTCATCCAAAAAACATTCGATATTCTGGTATTGTATTTTGGTGCAAAACTTGTTATCGATAATCAATTGTCTGTTGGCCAACTCATTGCCTTTCGGATGCTTTCCTCCAGAGTGAGCGGACCTGTTCTTAGGTTGGTACAAGTATGGCAAGAGTTTCAACAAACAGGAATTTCTATTGAACGGTTGGGGGATATTTTTAACAGTAAAAGTGAACCGAGTGTCGATCCGTCCAAAGTATCCCTTCCTGAAATTAAAGGAGAAATTCGATTTGAAAAAGTCAGATTTCGTTATGATGTCCAAAGCAGTGAAGTTATTCGGGATATGAGTTTTACCATAAATCCCGGAGAAATTGTAGGAATCGTCGGACGATCAGGAAGCGGAAAATCAACCATTTCCAAACTTATTCAACGGCTATATATTCCGGAAATGGGAAAAATTTTGATAGACGGAGCAGATATTTCTTTAGTAGATCCGTCGTGGCTTAGAAGACAGATAGGAGTTGTTTTGCAAGAAAACTTCCTGTTCAATGCAACCATTAAAGAAAATATCAGTGTGCACAAACCCGGAGCAAGCATGGAAGAAATCATAGAAATTGCAAAAATAGCGGGGGCACATGATTTTATATTGGAATTTCCAAATGGATATAATACCATGGTAGGAGAGAACGGAACCGGATTATCCGGAGGACAAAAACAGAGAATCGCCATCGCAAGAGCATTGCTCAGCAATCCGAGAATCCTTATATTTGATGAAGCAACTTCCGCGCTTGATTATGAATCCGAGAGTATTATACAGCAGAACCTCAAAAAAATATGTCAGGGAAGAACTGTAATTATTATTGCACATAGACTTTCCACAATCAAAGATGCAGATAAAATTATGGCAATCGATAAAGGACAATTGGTAGAATTTGATACCGGTGCAAATCTTCTGGCACAAAAAGGACTATACTACTATCTTCATACACAACAAGAAAAGGGGTTGTAA
- the gpmA gene encoding 2,3-diphosphoglycerate-dependent phosphoglycerate mutase, whose product MSYKLVLVRHGESEWNKLNLFTGWMDVDLSENGHQEAIEAGQLLKEEGFRFDVCYTSYLKRAIHTANHILQELDEEWIPVHKSWKLNERHYGKLQGLNKAETTEKYGKEKVLEWRRSYDIRPPYLTEEDEKNPANQVPYKNVNKDELPLAECLKDCVARVIPYYKETVKKDMTDGKQVIVVAHGNSLRSLVKYLDNVSDEEIVGINIPTGIPLVYELDKDFKPIKHYYLGDPAEVEAKMNAVKNQANVKK is encoded by the coding sequence AAGCGAATGGAATAAATTAAATCTTTTTACCGGTTGGATGGATGTGGATTTGTCCGAAAACGGTCACCAAGAAGCAATCGAGGCAGGTCAACTTCTAAAAGAAGAAGGATTCCGTTTTGATGTATGCTACACTTCCTATCTGAAGCGTGCCATTCATACGGCAAACCACATATTACAAGAATTAGATGAAGAATGGATTCCTGTTCACAAATCTTGGAAATTGAACGAGCGTCACTACGGAAAATTGCAAGGCTTAAATAAGGCAGAAACAACCGAAAAATATGGAAAAGAAAAGGTGCTTGAATGGAGAAGATCCTATGACATCAGACCGCCTTACCTCACAGAAGAAGACGAAAAAAATCCTGCAAATCAAGTTCCTTACAAAAATGTAAACAAAGACGAGCTTCCGTTGGCAGAATGCCTGAAAGACTGCGTTGCTCGTGTGATTCCATACTATAAAGAAACAGTCAAAAAAGATATGACAGACGGAAAACAGGTAATTGTTGTTGCACACGGCAACTCCCTTCGTTCTCTTGTAAAATATTTGGACAATGTATCCGATGAAGAAATCGTAGGAATCAATATTCCGACAGGAATCCCTCTTGTGTATGAATTGGACAAAGATTTCAAACCGATCAAACATTACTACCTTGGCGATCCTGCAGAAGTAGAAGCAAAAATGAACGCTGTCAAAAATCAGGCAAATGTCAAAAAATAA
- a CDS encoding HlyD family type I secretion periplasmic adaptor subunit: MGKIRRYIFTILQNNRIQRMKEYFQKQRVKYKTKYHRYVNTQEQKIDEELQYEFLPSALEIIERPSSKIGKRIIYGIFYFLIFVLLWSIIGKVDEVAVARGKIVPDGRIKVVQPMSDGVITEICVDEGEHVKKGQVLMEMDTTLQEVDQDEIQKALNIAYIEKSLLQKTLEGQDVTDKLQEVQISEEVKNTLLHLSESRELDYKGKQEALQLQKEQAQERLLSAEAEYRRQVRQKPINQIREKELKEVTEIPKTETLELKKLENKISILEKEETMQKQLYEAGAIAKQDWENAKNAVSIAKKEYATQTAKAHMQQTNSVLEWQNAKSSTLNLEDSIELQKIKIQQAEKEIALAEKEMDNLKQNYRTSLLNYIVEKDKEIQELTSKLEKANKILAFQTLESPTNGIVQGIASNTVGGVITKAQTVMTIVPENTPLVIEAYLNNKDIGFVRQGQEVRVKLDAFSYQKYGTIDGIITKVSPDAYEDEKMGLVYKISIQMKKTALKVEGEEVKLSPGMAVVAEIKTGKRRIIEFFMEPVLRSLDESITLK, encoded by the coding sequence ATGGGCAAAATTAGAAGATATATATTCACTATTTTGCAAAATAATAGAATACAACGAATGAAAGAGTATTTTCAAAAACAGAGAGTAAAATACAAAACAAAGTATCATCGCTATGTCAACACACAAGAACAGAAAATAGATGAAGAGTTGCAATATGAATTTCTTCCGTCAGCACTGGAAATTATTGAAAGACCATCAAGCAAAATAGGAAAACGCATCATATATGGAATTTTCTATTTTCTTATTTTTGTATTACTTTGGTCAATCATTGGTAAAGTGGATGAGGTGGCAGTCGCAAGAGGAAAAATTGTGCCGGATGGAAGAATTAAAGTCGTTCAACCGATGAGTGATGGAGTTATCACGGAAATCTGTGTAGATGAAGGGGAACATGTTAAAAAAGGTCAAGTTCTAATGGAAATGGATACCACTTTACAAGAAGTGGATCAAGATGAAATTCAAAAGGCTTTGAATATAGCATATATTGAAAAAAGTCTGCTACAAAAAACGTTGGAAGGACAAGATGTGACAGATAAATTACAAGAAGTACAAATTTCTGAAGAGGTGAAAAATACGCTCCTTCATTTAAGTGAATCAAGAGAGTTAGATTATAAGGGAAAACAAGAAGCATTACAACTGCAAAAAGAGCAGGCACAGGAGAGATTGCTCTCTGCCGAAGCGGAATATCGACGTCAGGTAAGGCAAAAACCGATCAATCAAATCAGAGAAAAAGAACTGAAGGAAGTAACGGAAATTCCGAAGACAGAAACTCTGGAGTTGAAAAAGCTTGAAAATAAAATTTCTATCTTAGAAAAAGAAGAAACTATGCAAAAACAATTATATGAAGCAGGAGCAATAGCAAAACAAGATTGGGAAAATGCAAAAAATGCTGTATCAATAGCAAAAAAAGAATATGCTACACAGACAGCAAAAGCTCATATGCAACAGACTAATTCTGTTTTGGAATGGCAAAACGCAAAAAGTTCTACACTTAATTTAGAAGATAGCATAGAATTACAGAAAATCAAGATACAGCAAGCAGAAAAAGAAATTGCATTAGCAGAAAAAGAAATGGACAATCTGAAACAAAATTACAGAACAAGCCTGCTTAATTATATTGTAGAGAAAGATAAAGAAATACAGGAACTTACCTCAAAACTGGAAAAAGCAAACAAAATTTTGGCTTTTCAGACACTGGAATCACCAACCAACGGAATTGTACAGGGAATTGCATCTAATACAGTAGGAGGAGTAATCACAAAAGCACAAACTGTTATGACTATTGTACCTGAAAACACACCACTTGTGATAGAAGCATATTTAAACAACAAGGATATAGGTTTTGTAAGGCAAGGTCAAGAAGTACGGGTGAAACTGGATGCTTTCTCTTATCAAAAATATGGAACAATAGACGGAATTATTACCAAAGTAAGTCCGGATGCTTATGAAGATGAAAAAATGGGACTTGTTTACAAAATTAGTATACAAATGAAAAAAACAGCATTAAAAGTAGAAGGAGAAGAAGTGAAACTGAGTCCGGGAATGGCGGTAGTTGCCGAAATTAAAACAGGGAAACGAAGGATTATTGAATTTTTTATGGAACCGGTATTAAGAAGTTTGGATGAAAGTATTACTCTGAAGTAA